One region of Paraburkholderia acidiphila genomic DNA includes:
- a CDS encoding sugar ABC transporter ATP-binding protein: MHVSQQENTRAGGRTDAPPLLRMSGIVKSFPGVKALRGVSLELQTGHVMAIVGENGAGKSSLIKTLSGAYEPDEGTIEIDGVRLARGTQAAIDAGVAVIYQELSLVNDMTVAENLFLGRMPRRYGLVDHRSANAMAREALAQVGLEGVPPAMRLGDLPLNKRQLVEVAKALAREARILVMDEPTAALQHHDIEHLYAVVRRLRATGMGIIFISHHLEEVFELADSAVVMRDGATVGARPMSEWNEPALVQAMVARNLDSFYPWEARPYGDVVLEAHNVASAPVLRDASFSIRAGEIVGIGGIAGAGRTELLKTLCGALPLTGGELRLRGRRIALRSPAQGMRAGIVYTAEDRKLEGLVLEASIEENIALSSLRALVRGGFVSAARKRRLAREAVERFAVRAPSVTSLTGNLSGGNQQKVILGRASATSPAVILLDEPTRGIDVGAKTEIYAHIVAMARAGAAVVLVSSELPELLGMSDRVLVMYRGAIVGEVAREDANSETIIQWATTGVAA, from the coding sequence ATGCACGTATCGCAGCAAGAGAACACGCGCGCGGGCGGCAGGACAGACGCGCCGCCGCTGTTGCGCATGAGCGGCATCGTCAAGAGTTTTCCCGGCGTGAAGGCGTTGCGAGGCGTGAGCCTCGAACTTCAGACGGGGCACGTGATGGCGATCGTCGGCGAGAACGGCGCGGGCAAGTCGTCGCTCATCAAGACGCTTTCCGGTGCTTACGAGCCGGACGAAGGCACGATCGAGATCGACGGCGTGCGCCTCGCGCGCGGCACGCAGGCCGCGATCGACGCGGGCGTGGCCGTGATCTATCAGGAGCTTTCGCTCGTCAACGACATGACGGTGGCCGAGAATCTTTTTCTCGGCCGCATGCCGCGTCGCTATGGCCTCGTCGATCATCGCAGCGCGAACGCCATGGCGCGCGAGGCGCTGGCCCAGGTGGGGCTGGAAGGCGTGCCGCCCGCCATGCGCCTGGGCGATCTGCCGCTCAACAAGCGCCAGCTCGTGGAGGTGGCGAAGGCGCTTGCGCGCGAGGCGCGCATTCTCGTGATGGACGAGCCCACGGCCGCGCTTCAGCATCACGATATCGAGCATCTCTACGCCGTGGTGCGGCGCTTGCGCGCGACGGGCATGGGCATCATCTTCATTTCGCACCATCTCGAAGAGGTGTTCGAACTCGCCGATTCGGCCGTGGTGATGCGTGACGGCGCAACCGTCGGCGCCCGGCCCATGTCGGAATGGAACGAGCCGGCGCTCGTGCAGGCCATGGTCGCGCGCAATCTCGACTCGTTCTATCCATGGGAGGCGCGTCCGTACGGCGACGTGGTGCTCGAAGCGCACAACGTGGCGAGCGCGCCTGTCTTACGCGACGCGAGCTTCAGTATTCGCGCGGGCGAGATCGTCGGCATAGGCGGCATTGCGGGCGCGGGACGCACCGAGCTTTTGAAGACGCTATGCGGCGCACTGCCGCTCACCGGCGGCGAACTGCGGCTGCGCGGGCGCAGGATCGCATTGCGCTCGCCCGCGCAAGGCATGCGCGCAGGCATTGTCTACACCGCCGAGGACCGTAAGCTTGAAGGGCTCGTGCTCGAAGCGAGCATCGAAGAAAACATCGCGCTTTCGAGCTTGCGCGCGCTGGTGCGCGGCGGCTTCGTGAGCGCGGCGAGAAAGCGCCGGCTCGCGCGCGAAGCGGTCGAGCGCTTCGCGGTGCGCGCGCCATCGGTTACGTCGCTCACGGGCAATCTTTCGGGCGGCAATCAGCAGAAAGTCATTCTCGGGCGCGCGAGCGCCACGTCCCCGGCGGTCATCCTGCTCGACGAGCCCACGCGCGGCATCGACGTCGGCGCGAAGACCGAGATCTATGCGCATATCGTGGCGATGGCGCGCGCGGGCGCGGCCGTCGTGCTCGTAAGCTCCGAACTGCCCGAACTGCTCGGCATGTCGGACCGCGTGCTCGTGATGTATCGCGGCGCCATCGTCGGCGAGGTCGCGCGCGAGGACGCGAACTCGGAGACGATCATTCAATGGGCTACCACTGGAGTTGCAGCATGA
- a CDS encoding sugar ABC transporter substrate-binding protein gives MAWSSAGFDRWVARSARMGATAGVTMIAAAAMLAGCSKSESPSTTAAASDAAAASAPAQAAAAPVTKIKVGFSIATLNNAFFVGLKNGVERGAEKQGFDLVQTNANGDAQQQVNDTLNLLSQGVQAIVLNPIDSKAIIPAVEKANSMNVPVFMLDRGSDGGKVTSFVASDNVALGATGAKWIADQLSKRYGSPKGNVVDLIGLIGTTAATDREKGFSDEIAKYPDIKVVARQEGGFDQEKSLNAMTSILQKYPQIDAVFGANDDNTVGAEKAIDNAGRYKPLGDPAHIMVIGADGTAQALSAIRAGKQDATISQNPIGMSAKAMTFITDYEAKKDVPANYAWPTYLIDKSNIDSDDVKQYGLWALEVKQ, from the coding sequence ATGGCGTGGAGTTCGGCAGGGTTCGACAGATGGGTGGCGCGCAGCGCGCGCATGGGCGCAACGGCGGGCGTGACGATGATCGCCGCCGCGGCAATGCTGGCTGGCTGCTCGAAGAGCGAGTCGCCTTCAACCACGGCGGCGGCAAGCGACGCCGCCGCCGCGAGCGCGCCGGCGCAGGCCGCGGCGGCGCCGGTCACGAAGATCAAGGTAGGCTTCTCGATTGCCACGCTCAACAACGCATTCTTCGTAGGCCTGAAGAATGGCGTGGAGCGGGGTGCGGAAAAGCAGGGCTTCGATCTCGTGCAGACCAATGCAAACGGCGACGCGCAGCAGCAAGTCAACGACACGCTCAACCTGCTGAGCCAGGGCGTGCAGGCAATCGTGCTCAATCCGATCGATTCGAAGGCGATCATTCCGGCCGTCGAGAAGGCCAATTCGATGAACGTACCGGTCTTCATGCTCGACCGGGGTTCCGACGGCGGCAAGGTCACCTCGTTCGTCGCTTCGGATAACGTAGCGCTTGGCGCCACCGGCGCGAAGTGGATCGCCGACCAGTTGAGCAAGCGTTATGGCTCGCCCAAGGGCAATGTGGTGGATCTGATCGGCCTCATCGGCACCACGGCGGCGACGGACCGCGAAAAGGGCTTTTCGGACGAGATCGCGAAATATCCCGACATCAAGGTCGTCGCGCGCCAGGAAGGCGGCTTCGATCAGGAGAAGTCGCTCAATGCGATGACGAGCATCCTGCAGAAATATCCGCAGATCGATGCGGTATTCGGCGCGAACGACGACAACACGGTGGGCGCGGAAAAGGCCATCGACAATGCGGGCCGCTACAAGCCGCTCGGCGACCCGGCCCACATCATGGTGATCGGTGCGGACGGCACGGCGCAGGCGCTCTCGGCGATCCGCGCGGGCAAGCAGGACGCGACGATCTCGCAGAACCCGATTGGCATGTCCGCCAAGGCGATGACGTTCATCACCGACTACGAAGCGAAAAAAGACGTGCCCGCGAACTACGCGTGGCCGACCTATCTGATCGACAAGTCGAATATCGATTCGGATGACGTGAAGCAATACGGCCTGTGGGCGCTCGAAGTCAAGCAGTAA
- a CDS encoding class II aldolase/adducin family protein, translated as MRQQIVDTAREMERLGINQGTSGNVSARWHDGLLITPSGVPSAALTRERIVWMPLDVRDGDSLFEAQRPSSEWRFHRDILRARVDVNAVVHTHSQAATALAIHSRDIPAHHYMVAAAGGNSIRCAPYATFGSQALSDHALEALHDRLACLLAHHGVIALGRDLARALWLAHEVEVLAKQYLLACQLGEPPLLSDAQMEEVIEKFKGYGPRK; from the coding sequence ATGCGGCAGCAGATCGTCGATACCGCGCGCGAGATGGAGCGCCTCGGCATCAATCAGGGCACGTCGGGCAACGTGAGCGCGCGCTGGCATGACGGCCTGCTGATTACCCCGAGCGGCGTGCCGAGCGCCGCGCTCACGCGCGAGCGCATCGTGTGGATGCCGCTCGATGTGCGCGACGGCGATTCGCTGTTCGAAGCGCAACGCCCTTCTTCGGAGTGGCGATTTCATCGCGACATCCTGCGCGCACGCGTCGACGTGAACGCCGTGGTCCATACGCACTCGCAAGCCGCCACGGCGCTTGCGATTCACAGCCGGGACATTCCCGCGCATCACTACATGGTGGCTGCGGCGGGCGGCAATTCGATCCGCTGCGCACCGTATGCGACCTTCGGCAGTCAGGCGCTCTCCGACCATGCGCTCGAAGCGCTGCACGACCGGCTTGCGTGCCTGCTCGCGCATCATGGCGTGATTGCGCTTGGGCGCGATCTCGCGCGCGCGCTGTGGCTCGCCCACGAAGTGGAAGTGCTCGCGAAGCAGTATTTGCTGGCGTGCCAGCTGGGCGAGCCGCCGCTGCTTTCGGACGCGCAAATGGAGGAAGTCATCGAGAAGTTCAAGGGCTACGGCCCGCGCAAGTAA
- the mtnA gene encoding S-methyl-5-thioribose-1-phosphate isomerase: MTLQAQQSSLPPTIEWRDGTLYLLDQTRLPRECVVEAVDTVETVWRAIHELRVRGAPAIGVAAAYGLCVAMRREPADSRDTFLARLEAHAAYLDSARPTAVNLRWALERMLSHIRAERSATGAALYEALVAEAKRIHQEDIELCARIGEAGRALIAPGSGVLTHCNAGALATAGIGTATAPLYCAHRDGVAFRVYADETRPLLQGARLTAYELQQAGLDVTLIADSMAPTLMAQGLIDLVIVGTDRVAANGDVANKIGTLGVAIAAKHFGIPFYVACPSSTLDLRTASGADIVIEERGAAEVTHFAGQRTAPEGIQVRNPAFDVTPHALVTGIVTERGIVRAPFEANLAALFATGAAA; the protein is encoded by the coding sequence ATGACGTTGCAGGCGCAACAATCGAGTCTTCCCCCCACCATCGAGTGGCGCGACGGCACCCTGTATCTGCTCGACCAGACGCGTTTGCCGCGCGAGTGCGTGGTCGAAGCCGTGGACACGGTCGAGACGGTCTGGCGAGCGATACACGAGCTGCGCGTTCGCGGCGCACCCGCGATTGGTGTCGCGGCCGCCTACGGCCTGTGCGTGGCGATGCGGCGCGAGCCGGCCGATTCGCGCGATACCTTCCTCGCGCGGCTCGAAGCGCACGCTGCGTATCTCGACAGTGCCCGGCCCACTGCGGTGAACCTGCGCTGGGCGCTGGAGCGGATGCTCTCGCACATTCGCGCCGAGCGGAGCGCGACGGGAGCCGCGCTCTACGAAGCGCTCGTGGCCGAGGCGAAGCGCATTCATCAAGAGGATATCGAGTTGTGCGCGCGGATTGGCGAAGCGGGGCGCGCGCTGATTGCGCCCGGCAGCGGCGTGCTCACGCACTGCAATGCGGGTGCGCTGGCCACGGCGGGCATCGGCACGGCGACGGCGCCGCTCTATTGCGCGCATCGTGACGGCGTCGCGTTTCGTGTCTATGCGGACGAGACCCGACCGCTGCTGCAAGGCGCGCGGCTCACCGCCTACGAACTGCAGCAGGCGGGACTCGATGTCACGCTGATCGCCGACAGCATGGCGCCCACGCTGATGGCCCAGGGGCTCATCGACCTCGTGATCGTCGGCACCGATCGCGTGGCCGCGAACGGCGACGTCGCGAACAAGATCGGCACGCTCGGCGTGGCGATCGCGGCGAAGCATTTCGGCATTCCCTTCTATGTGGCATGTCCCTCGTCCACGCTGGATCTGCGCACGGCAAGCGGCGCGGACATCGTGATCGAGGAGCGCGGCGCCGCGGAGGTGACGCATTTCGCGGGGCAGCGCACCGCGCCCGAAGGTATCCAGGTGCGCAACCCGGCGTTCGATGTGACGCCGCACGCACTCGTTACCGGCATCGTGACCGAGCGCGGCATCGTGCGCGCACCATTCGAGGCGAATCTGGCGGCGCTTTTTGCTACGGGAGCGGCAGCGTGA
- the mtnK gene encoding S-methyl-5-thioribose kinase produces MHFEAFSSSELTEYLLGIPAVCARLGDDSELQVVEVGDGNLNYVYFVSSALDPRLSVVVKQAPPYLRLVGEAWPLPRERMEREVAALRRFGALCPEHVPRVFHADSEKFLMVMQRLDSHRVLRGGLIDGIVYPQLADHISTYLARTLFHGSDLYLAPDAKKAAVGGDINTELCRITEELVFTFPFEDHPSNVYSPALPATAVERLRTHEPLRIAAGEMKWAFMNHAETLVHGDLHTGSIMANEHETYVIDPEFAFYGPMGFDTGAFIANLLLAYYARDWHDREAGRDPAAYQGWLLEQVEAVWNAFAQKFEQIWRMHERETGQAYLGGPAGTRAAEAFRDVFIRRLFADTLGFAGCKMIRRIVGMAKVAEITSIKDEAVRARIEVRCLKLAEALLVQRRELASIEAVTTLAARVLAESA; encoded by the coding sequence ATGCACTTCGAAGCTTTCAGCTCTTCCGAACTGACCGAATATCTGCTGGGTATTCCGGCCGTGTGCGCAAGGCTTGGCGACGACAGCGAATTGCAGGTCGTCGAAGTGGGCGATGGCAACCTCAACTACGTCTACTTCGTGAGCAGCGCGCTCGATCCACGCCTGAGCGTCGTCGTGAAGCAGGCGCCGCCGTACCTGCGGCTGGTTGGCGAAGCGTGGCCCTTGCCGCGCGAACGCATGGAGCGTGAAGTGGCGGCGTTGCGGCGCTTCGGCGCGTTGTGTCCGGAGCACGTGCCGCGCGTTTTTCACGCCGATAGCGAGAAGTTTCTCATGGTCATGCAGCGGCTCGATTCGCATCGCGTGCTGCGTGGGGGACTGATAGACGGCATCGTGTATCCGCAACTCGCCGATCATATTTCCACGTATCTCGCCCGCACGCTGTTTCATGGCTCCGACCTCTATCTTGCGCCCGATGCAAAGAAAGCCGCGGTAGGCGGCGACATCAATACCGAATTGTGCAGGATTACAGAAGAACTCGTCTTCACGTTTCCGTTCGAGGATCATCCTTCAAACGTTTACAGCCCCGCACTGCCTGCCACGGCGGTCGAGCGGCTGCGCACGCACGAGCCGTTGCGGATCGCGGCGGGCGAAATGAAATGGGCCTTCATGAACCATGCGGAAACGCTGGTGCACGGCGATCTGCATACGGGCTCGATCATGGCGAACGAGCACGAAACGTATGTGATCGACCCCGAGTTCGCGTTCTATGGGCCGATGGGCTTCGATACCGGTGCGTTCATCGCCAACCTGCTGCTCGCGTATTACGCGCGCGACTGGCACGACCGCGAAGCAGGGCGCGATCCTGCCGCGTACCAGGGCTGGCTGCTCGAACAGGTCGAGGCCGTGTGGAACGCCTTCGCGCAGAAGTTCGAGCAGATCTGGCGCATGCACGAGCGCGAGACAGGGCAGGCGTACCTTGGCGGCCCGGCGGGCACGCGTGCGGCGGAGGCTTTCCGCGACGTTTTCATCAGGCGGCTCTTCGCCGATACGCTCGGCTTTGCGGGCTGCAAGATGATCCGCCGCATCGTGGGCATGGCGAAAGTGGCGGAGATTACCAGTATCAAGGACGAAGCAGTGCGCGCGCGCATCGAAGTGCGTTGCCTGAAGCTTGCCGAAGCGCTGCTGGTGCAGCGTCGCGAACTGGCTTCGATCGAGGCGGTCACGACGTTGGCCGCTCGGGTACTCGCGGAATCGGCGTAA
- a CDS encoding GntR family transcriptional regulator, with the protein MEPYVPNPRNDAANMRLSVDQSMCERIQDSLLEMIRERSLKPGDQIPPEPELCELLGVGRSSLREAVAQMISHGLLTRVHGKGTFVRQITLKLQGGLDDLMSVTDMIRSVGAVPSTSRLQVRTIAASGSLAQKLGLAEGDPCVRFERVRRADDAIAAYCIDIVPKALLEGQELGESLFGTLERAGVRLSHTHSSIQPTILTPRDLPELQESIGMFLLIDEVDFDETGRAVCYSNDYYNASIFKFDLVRKRR; encoded by the coding sequence TTGGAGCCCTATGTGCCCAACCCACGCAATGATGCGGCAAACATGCGCCTAAGCGTCGATCAGTCGATGTGCGAGCGAATCCAGGATTCGCTGCTGGAAATGATCCGCGAGCGCTCGCTCAAGCCGGGCGATCAAATCCCGCCGGAGCCCGAACTTTGCGAGCTGTTGGGCGTGGGCCGCTCGAGCCTCCGGGAGGCGGTCGCGCAGATGATTTCCCACGGTCTTCTCACGCGCGTGCACGGCAAGGGGACCTTCGTCAGACAAATTACGCTCAAGCTGCAAGGCGGTCTGGATGATCTGATGTCTGTGACGGACATGATACGAAGTGTCGGTGCGGTGCCTTCCACGAGCCGTTTGCAGGTGAGGACGATCGCGGCTTCCGGCAGTCTCGCGCAAAAACTCGGCCTCGCCGAAGGCGATCCCTGCGTGCGGTTCGAACGCGTGCGGCGTGCCGACGATGCGATTGCCGCGTACTGCATCGATATCGTTCCGAAGGCGTTGCTTGAAGGGCAGGAGTTGGGCGAGTCGCTGTTCGGCACGCTGGAGCGCGCGGGCGTTCGGCTTTCCCACACCCATAGTTCGATCCAGCCGACCATTCTCACGCCGCGGGATTTGCCGGAACTGCAGGAGAGCATTGGCATGTTTCTGCTGATCGACGAAGTGGATTTCGATGAGACCGGCCGCGCGGTCTGCTACAGCAACGACTATTACAACGCCAGCATTTTCAAGTTCGATCTCGTGCGCAAACGACGTTAG
- a CDS encoding MarC family protein, giving the protein MLSQLSDTFLLVFAGLFPVLNPPAAGFIVLSMLPHASASDRAFLARIIAINSLFILLGSLIMGAYVLSFFGISIPVLRVAGGLVIAFAGWNLLHKSSDGGDSSASQAPPDPVRRATLRATAFYPLTLPVTVGPGSIAVAIALGTGRPRGHVQLVNIVGVLLALIVLCGCIYLCVRFAGHVGRRLGPVGTEVLMRLLAFVLLCIGLQILWLGFEELLESAALSVSIK; this is encoded by the coding sequence ATGCTCAGTCAACTCTCCGACACCTTCCTGCTCGTCTTCGCCGGACTCTTTCCCGTCCTCAATCCACCCGCGGCGGGGTTCATCGTGCTGAGCATGCTGCCGCATGCGAGCGCCAGCGACCGCGCATTTCTTGCGCGCATCATCGCCATCAACAGTCTGTTCATTCTGCTCGGTTCGCTGATCATGGGCGCCTATGTGCTCTCGTTCTTCGGCATTTCGATACCGGTTTTGCGGGTCGCGGGCGGGTTGGTCATTGCGTTCGCGGGCTGGAATCTGCTTCACAAATCGTCCGATGGCGGGGATAGCTCGGCTTCGCAGGCGCCGCCGGATCCGGTGCGTCGTGCGACGCTGCGCGCCACGGCGTTTTATCCGCTCACGCTGCCCGTCACCGTTGGGCCGGGGTCGATTGCGGTCGCGATTGCGCTGGGCACCGGCCGGCCGCGCGGTCACGTGCAACTCGTCAATATCGTGGGTGTGCTGCTTGCGCTGATCGTTCTTTGCGGCTGCATTTACCTGTGCGTGCGTTTCGCGGGGCACGTGGGCAGGCGGCTCGGGCCGGTCGGCACGGAAGTGCTGATGCGGCTGCTCGCGTTCGTGCTGCTGTGCATCGGCCTGCAGATTTTGTGGCTTGGGTTCGAAGAGCTGCTCGAATCCGCGGCGCTTTCGGTCAGCATCAAATAG